From Thermogladius calderae 1633, a single genomic window includes:
- a CDS encoding L-threonylcarbamoyladenylate synthase, translating to MTIVARVDPLNPDEAVIERAADVIRRGGLVAFPTETVYGLGANAYNKSSVLRIFEVKQRPADNPLIIHVDSLDMLHEVARDIPEEAYKLMSKFWPGPLTLILPKTERVPYEATGGLDTVAVRMPAHPVALRLISRSGVPIAAPSANLSGRPSPTRGEHVVEDLYSKVEMIIDAGETLYGVESTIVNLLVKPPVLLRPGAYPVEEIEKVLGVRVHVPGFARGLSEAEIALAPGMRYRHYAPETPLLLVETGRYDEEGLTRLTRKVVELAREFGEGRVCVLASQETLARYSGLGVEVLNLGSRSNLYEVAHNLFSALRKIDELGCRVAIAEGFPEQGLGLTIMNRLRKASSRRFFT from the coding sequence GACCCCTTGAACCCGGACGAGGCGGTGATCGAGAGGGCCGCCGACGTCATCCGGAGAGGGGGCCTCGTCGCCTTCCCCACCGAGACGGTCTACGGGCTCGGCGCCAACGCCTACAACAAGTCCTCGGTGCTCAGGATCTTCGAGGTGAAGCAGAGGCCGGCTGACAACCCCCTTATTATACACGTCGACAGCCTCGACATGCTACACGAGGTCGCAAGGGACATACCCGAGGAGGCCTACAAGCTGATGTCGAAGTTCTGGCCCGGCCCACTGACCCTTATACTGCCGAAGACGGAGAGGGTCCCCTACGAAGCGACGGGCGGGCTCGACACGGTGGCCGTCAGGATGCCCGCGCACCCCGTCGCGCTGAGGCTGATATCCAGGTCTGGGGTCCCCATAGCCGCACCAAGCGCGAACTTGTCCGGTAGGCCGAGCCCGACGAGGGGTGAGCACGTCGTCGAAGACCTATACTCCAAGGTGGAGATGATCATAGACGCCGGTGAGACCCTCTACGGTGTCGAGTCGACTATTGTAAACCTCCTCGTGAAGCCCCCGGTCCTGCTCAGGCCGGGCGCTTACCCGGTCGAGGAGATCGAGAAAGTGCTGGGGGTCAGAGTACACGTACCGGGCTTTGCGCGCGGGCTCTCGGAGGCTGAGATAGCCCTGGCCCCGGGGATGAGGTATAGGCACTACGCCCCGGAGACCCCGCTACTCCTCGTCGAGACAGGTCGATACGACGAGGAAGGTCTAACGAGGCTAACCCGTAAGGTGGTCGAGCTGGCGAGAGAGTTCGGAGAGGGGAGGGTCTGCGTCCTAGCCTCACAGGAGACTCTGGCCCGTTACAGCGGGCTGGGCGTCGAGGTCCTCAACCTGGGTAGTAGGAGCAACCTCTACGAGGTAGCGCACAACCTCTTCAGCGCCCTGAGGAAGATCGACGAGCTGGGTTGTAGAGTGGCCATAGCGGAGGGGTTCCCCGAGCAGGGGCTCGGCCTCACTATAATGAACAGGTTGAGGAAGGCCTCGTCGAGGCGTTTCTTCACCTGA
- a CDS encoding UbiX family flavin prenyltransferase produces MTPRRPDTRTLVVGLTGASGVRYGLSLLGNISLARRVYDKVYVVYTGNAAEVARLEEGVDLPEYLDRLSGLDGVYPSSDLSSDIASSSNLVSTDMVIVPASMSTVAKIAHGIQDNLLTRAALGVLRLRNKLVLVPRETPLSPVDLRNLYELSLMGAVVVPAMPAFYIKPKSVDDMVLFVVGKILDALGIEHSLYRRWSPGG; encoded by the coding sequence ATGACCCCGCGCAGGCCTGACACCAGGACCCTCGTAGTGGGCTTGACCGGAGCTAGTGGTGTGAGGTACGGTCTGAGCCTCCTAGGAAACATCTCCCTGGCTAGGAGGGTCTACGACAAGGTCTATGTCGTCTACACGGGTAACGCCGCCGAGGTGGCCCGCCTCGAGGAGGGCGTCGACCTACCCGAGTACCTGGACAGGCTCAGCGGCCTAGACGGGGTCTACCCCAGTAGCGACCTCTCCTCGGACATAGCCAGCAGTAGTAACCTGGTGTCCACCGACATGGTAATAGTCCCCGCCTCTATGAGCACTGTCGCCAAGATAGCCCACGGCATCCAGGACAACCTCCTCACGCGTGCCGCCTTGGGGGTCCTGAGGCTGAGGAACAAGCTAGTCCTGGTACCGAGGGAGACCCCCCTGTCCCCCGTGGACTTGAGGAACCTCTACGAGCTCTCGCTGATGGGTGCCGTCGTGGTCCCGGCCATGCCTGCCTTCTACATCAAGCCAAAGAGTGTCGACGACATGGTCTTGTTCGTGGTCGGGAAAATCCTCGACGCCCTAGGGATCGAACACTCCCTCTACCGAAGATGGTCTCCAGGAGGCTAG
- the endA gene encoding tRNA-intron lyase, which yields MTKCFSILLHNRVIVPDPACGSAIYWSSYYGSLLGIEKPRSRSDQAPLELSLIEALYLLEKNLLRVYADRGDGPTPLTPEELYSIGLERVNRFRELYVVYKDLRERGFVVRRGLKFGCDYLVYRRGPGIDHAPYGVQVYSKDESTDPIEIVRMGRLLHSVRKRLIVAIVDEKNTINYLLFSWWKP from the coding sequence GTGACCAAGTGCTTCTCTATCCTGCTACACAACCGGGTAATAGTACCCGACCCTGCATGCGGCTCTGCGATATACTGGAGCTCGTACTACGGCTCCCTCCTAGGGATCGAGAAGCCGAGGAGTAGGAGCGACCAGGCACCCCTAGAGCTCTCTCTCATAGAGGCGCTCTACCTACTCGAGAAAAACCTCCTGAGGGTCTACGCCGATAGAGGCGACGGGCCCACACCTCTCACCCCGGAGGAGCTGTACTCGATCGGCCTAGAGAGGGTCAACAGGTTCAGGGAGCTATACGTCGTCTACAAAGACTTGAGGGAGAGAGGGTTCGTCGTGAGGAGGGGCCTCAAATTCGGTTGCGACTACTTAGTCTACAGGCGCGGGCCGGGGATAGACCACGCCCCTTACGGCGTCCAGGTGTACAGTAAAGACGAATCGACAGACCCTATCGAGATAGTGAGGATGGGGAGGCTCCTCCACTCGGTGAGGAAGAGGCTCATAGTAGCAATCGTAGACGAGAAGAACACTATCAACTACCTGTTGTTTAGTTGGTGGAAGCCTTAA
- a CDS encoding DUF47 domain-containing protein: protein MPAETSIAEMNSIDYLTMMVRDVEDVLAVLEEAVKAYAGGNSVSRVYPKIRDLKNKVEDGKVLIMEYLMRLGEALMNARSYIAVAQGLDKIAQLSDGAGYRLMLLEENNIRLDSKIVESVIELVKTARKQMLLIRDSLEKLRLNPRKSLSNCSEVSKLEALADETYRNTTFSLYTLHSGNIVALMVGKEIVDFVEDICDFAKLIGEEIRFLALLKTAST from the coding sequence ATGCCAGCAGAGACATCGATAGCGGAGATGAACAGCATAGACTACCTGACCATGATGGTGAGGGACGTCGAGGACGTGCTGGCAGTACTAGAGGAGGCCGTGAAAGCCTATGCGGGGGGCAACAGTGTCTCGAGGGTCTACCCCAAGATAAGAGACTTGAAGAACAAGGTGGAGGACGGCAAGGTCTTGATAATGGAGTACCTCATGAGGCTGGGTGAAGCCCTAATGAACGCCAGGTCTTACATAGCCGTGGCCCAGGGGCTTGACAAGATAGCCCAGTTGTCCGACGGCGCGGGCTACAGGCTCATGTTGCTGGAGGAGAACAACATAAGACTGGACAGCAAGATAGTCGAGAGCGTAATCGAGTTGGTGAAGACCGCGAGGAAGCAAATGCTTCTGATAAGAGACTCCCTGGAGAAACTGAGGCTCAACCCCAGGAAGAGCTTGAGCAACTGCAGCGAAGTGAGCAAGCTAGAGGCTCTAGCGGACGAGACGTACAGGAACACCACCTTCAGCCTGTACACCCTCCACTCGGGGAACATAGTAGCCCTCATGGTCGGTAAGGAGATAGTCGACTTCGTCGAGGACATATGCGACTTCGCCAAGCTCATCGGTGAGGAGATACGGTTCCTAGCACTCCTGAAGACAGCGTCGACGTGA
- a CDS encoding B12-binding domain-containing radical SAM protein — protein sequence MRVAVVDALARGKGSRYSTFDVVGAGPRVVAGIVATLGYSVGLHTYEDVLLGGARLDRVDVVMISAMSTDAGAVRALSDYVKRRNSRAVVVVGGPISFSWRRLLETVGSVDFVVLGEAEPVLPVLLDKMRESGAEGFDPRGVPALAYRSSNGAKLTTPHLYAAVEEITRFEHWTRVDRVYRPVKVYRYYVEVVRGCSNFYRPLLRELGCIKCMLCRHPDSARRVSCPVDIPPGCGFCSVPYMFGAARSIPVEYVRREVEGLVESGARRVVLSAPDFLDYGRDWLVKGVLADPCKPPANVDAIEGLLSALSDVGVFKTGEGALMIENIKACLVDEGVAKVLGKYLRGTTVHIGLETGDFEYNRDVLGKPIGLEHVVRASKLLREAGLRPYVYLMYGLPFEDARVYRRTLEGLKALSETGVEKITLYKYTPLPGTAFEKLGRPVLSGSERRAVEELRRAVNEYNLAMKKSLLGSELEVYLLYSNGRFYGYPVKHGPVVFVEGVQSSKFSGCRAVVRVTSVRERYVVGGLVRIASC from the coding sequence ATGAGAGTCGCCGTAGTAGACGCGCTAGCGAGAGGTAAGGGGTCTAGGTACTCCACCTTCGACGTCGTGGGGGCGGGGCCCCGCGTCGTAGCAGGCATCGTAGCTACCCTGGGCTACAGCGTGGGGCTACACACCTACGAGGACGTGTTACTCGGGGGAGCTAGGCTCGATAGAGTAGACGTCGTCATGATAAGCGCCATGTCTACAGACGCCGGCGCTGTGAGGGCCCTCTCGGACTACGTCAAGAGGAGGAACAGTAGAGCCGTGGTAGTGGTTGGCGGGCCCATAAGCTTCTCTTGGAGGAGGCTACTGGAGACGGTGGGTAGCGTCGACTTCGTCGTGCTGGGGGAGGCCGAGCCCGTCCTACCCGTCCTCCTAGACAAGATGCGGGAGAGCGGCGCCGAGGGCTTCGACCCCAGGGGGGTCCCAGCCCTCGCCTACAGGTCGAGCAACGGGGCCAAGCTGACCACGCCGCACTTGTACGCGGCTGTCGAGGAGATCACGAGGTTCGAGCACTGGACTAGAGTCGACCGCGTCTACAGGCCTGTCAAGGTCTACAGGTACTACGTCGAGGTGGTTAGAGGCTGCAGCAACTTCTACAGGCCCCTGCTAAGGGAGCTCGGTTGCATCAAGTGCATGCTCTGCCGCCACCCGGACAGTGCGAGAAGGGTGAGCTGCCCCGTCGACATACCCCCCGGCTGCGGCTTCTGTAGCGTCCCCTACATGTTCGGCGCCGCCCGCTCGATCCCGGTGGAGTACGTGAGGAGAGAGGTGGAGGGGCTGGTCGAGAGCGGCGCTAGGAGGGTCGTGCTGAGCGCGCCCGACTTCCTCGACTACGGTAGGGACTGGCTAGTGAAGGGCGTCCTGGCAGACCCCTGCAAACCCCCAGCCAACGTGGACGCTATAGAGGGGCTCCTCTCCGCCCTCAGCGACGTCGGGGTCTTCAAAACCGGCGAGGGCGCCCTGATGATAGAGAACATAAAGGCCTGCCTGGTCGACGAGGGAGTGGCGAAAGTCCTCGGCAAGTACCTGAGGGGCACCACTGTCCACATAGGGCTGGAGACAGGCGACTTCGAGTACAACAGGGACGTACTAGGTAAGCCGATAGGGCTGGAGCACGTGGTGAGGGCCTCCAAGCTCCTGCGGGAGGCGGGCCTGAGGCCCTACGTATACTTGATGTACGGGCTCCCATTCGAGGACGCGAGAGTGTACCGTAGGACGCTGGAGGGGCTGAAGGCGCTGTCCGAGACCGGAGTGGAGAAGATCACCCTCTACAAGTACACACCCCTCCCCGGCACAGCCTTCGAGAAGCTGGGTAGGCCGGTCTTGTCCGGTAGCGAGAGAAGAGCGGTGGAGGAGCTGAGGAGGGCGGTCAACGAGTACAACCTGGCAATGAAGAAGAGCCTGCTCGGTAGCGAGCTGGAGGTCTACCTGCTCTACAGCAACGGGAGGTTCTACGGGTACCCGGTGAAGCACGGGCCCGTGGTCTTCGTGGAGGGCGTACAGTCGAGCAAGTTCAGCGGGTGTAGGGCCGTCGTGAGGGTGACTAGCGTCAGGGAGAGGTACGTCGTGGGGGGCCTCGTTAGAATAGCCTCCTGCTAG
- a CDS encoding AbrB/MazE/SpoVT family DNA-binding domain-containing protein has product MYRDVVRVHKKGIIVLPKSVREVLGIEEGTLLLLEVEGDRIVLKPLDLWERVWRCCLGSAEKAERELDYEEREYWEKREM; this is encoded by the coding sequence ATGTATCGAGATGTTGTCAGGGTTCATAAGAAGGGCATTATTGTTTTGCCTAAAAGTGTTCGCGAAGTTCTGGGGATTGAGGAGGGGACGCTTTTGCTTCTCGAGGTTGAGGGTGATAGGATCGTGCTAAAACCGCTCGACCTCTGGGAGAGAGTCTGGAGGTGTTGCCTGGGTAGCGCTGAGAAGGCAGAGCGTGAGTTAGATTATGAGGAGAGAGAGTATTGGGAGAAGAGAGAAATGTAA
- a CDS encoding PIN domain-containing protein translates to MGEERNVKAVVVDTYAILAMAYGELGERAEETMLRVRKGEVTGYLPTTAVYELYVHWLRGRIPVIKSEEELKTFVTRYFKVVELRLDDYVESAKIKVEGDKFLKEAPGLAGRSLSIVDSTLIWLAQKLHAPIVTGDKDLIHVAKKKGVATIW, encoded by the coding sequence TTGGGAGAAGAGAGAAATGTAAAAGCAGTTGTTGTTGACACGTACGCGATACTTGCCATGGCATACGGGGAACTCGGGGAGAGAGCTGAGGAGACTATGCTGAGAGTTAGAAAAGGAGAGGTTACAGGGTATCTACCCACCACAGCTGTTTATGAACTATATGTTCACTGGTTGAGAGGTAGAATCCCAGTTATTAAAAGTGAAGAAGAGCTCAAGACCTTTGTGACGAGGTACTTCAAAGTAGTAGAGCTGAGACTGGACGACTACGTCGAGTCCGCTAAAATAAAGGTTGAAGGCGATAAATTTCTCAAAGAAGCCCCGGGGCTAGCGGGTAGATCACTGAGCATTGTAGACTCAACATTAATATGGCTAGCACAAAAGCTGCACGCACCAATTGTAACAGGAGACAAGGATCTAATACATGTCGCTAAAAAGAAAGGAGTGGCCACGATATGGTGA
- a CDS encoding PLP-dependent cysteine synthase family protein, translating into MRLVELRAVKGRLAGFGEALPYIKEILASWRAPPLPVDGELRALDDALYTALWSLGPRFVPVDEPVSLDALDFYYNVRGDAARVYDSVLDLAARDAPTPLVKLRSLSGERARVWAKLEWYHPFSLSIKDRIAWFMLLNNPGVRPGLKVVEATSTNTGLGLVGVANNLGLKAKVYLPQTAQRCVDYIFELMGAEVARLKGALTTEILGDVREAARREGLLHPDQFENDLNVIAHLQYTAKEVDYQASQSGLRIRGVVGALGTSGHLSALSVYFKSRLGGVKVFGVQPARGDFIPGMRRVETGMKWVQLAGVDGVLEVSLDEAFQEVVALARSEGLLVGLSAGAVLRATRELSRRGVLEGDVVVVLPDHGLKYAELLEALYSKVCPDVAGYKGRGD; encoded by the coding sequence GTGAGGCTAGTAGAGCTGAGGGCGGTCAAGGGGAGGCTTGCCGGGTTCGGGGAGGCCCTGCCCTACATCAAGGAGATACTAGCCTCCTGGAGGGCTCCCCCGCTACCAGTCGACGGGGAGCTGAGGGCTCTAGACGACGCCCTGTACACCGCGCTCTGGTCTCTCGGCCCCCGCTTCGTCCCCGTGGACGAGCCTGTCTCTTTGGACGCCCTCGACTTCTACTACAACGTGAGGGGGGACGCCGCGAGGGTCTACGACTCCGTGCTAGACCTGGCCGCGCGGGACGCCCCGACGCCGCTCGTGAAGCTCAGGAGCCTAAGCGGCGAGAGGGCGAGGGTCTGGGCGAAGCTCGAGTGGTACCACCCCTTCAGCCTGAGTATCAAGGACAGGATAGCCTGGTTCATGCTGTTGAACAACCCCGGTGTGAGGCCCGGGCTCAAGGTTGTCGAGGCCACGTCGACTAACACGGGGCTGGGGCTCGTCGGGGTCGCGAACAACCTCGGGCTGAAGGCCAAGGTCTACCTGCCCCAGACAGCCCAGAGGTGCGTCGACTACATATTCGAGCTCATGGGGGCCGAGGTCGCGAGGCTGAAGGGGGCCTTGACCACGGAGATCCTCGGCGACGTGAGAGAGGCGGCTAGGCGGGAGGGGCTGCTACACCCAGACCAGTTCGAGAACGACCTGAACGTCATAGCTCACCTCCAGTACACGGCGAAGGAGGTCGACTACCAGGCCTCGCAGTCGGGCCTGAGGATAAGGGGGGTGGTGGGGGCCCTTGGGACCTCCGGCCACTTGTCCGCGCTCTCGGTGTACTTCAAGTCTAGGCTCGGAGGCGTGAAGGTGTTCGGCGTCCAGCCCGCGAGAGGCGACTTCATACCGGGCATGAGGAGGGTGGAGACGGGGATGAAGTGGGTGCAGCTAGCGGGTGTAGACGGGGTCCTGGAGGTGAGCCTAGACGAGGCGTTCCAGGAGGTTGTCGCCCTGGCGAGGAGCGAGGGTTTGCTGGTCGGGTTGAGCGCCGGGGCGGTACTCAGGGCGACCCGGGAGCTCTCGCGTAGAGGGGTGCTGGAGGGCGACGTGGTAGTAGTCCTACCCGACCACGGGCTGAAGTATGCCGAGCTACTCGAGGCCCTCTACTCCAAGGTATGCCCCGACGTGGCGGGGTACAAGGGAAGGGGCGACTAG
- a CDS encoding glycosyltransferase produces MVVVIVHPLLEVGGGAEKLAIEMHRALTELGFESKIVTYYLDGDRLAEIIRLLSPGFKPLIEARPLPPTASIVDSLARALTGNRLTSLRRALLTGVLVKHIREEVGGGIIVDTSSHVPTPVDVAYIHFPLITPSGRKGFVWRGYETLLRKLADSLTGEPRLVLVNSSWTRAVFHSVYGDHFSVEVVYPPVDVEYFKSLEEKREKVVVTVSRFSPEKNLGKVVETASTLPDYDFYIVGSATKKGLKYAGYLKRLAEDRGVRNVHVVPNLPRSRLRDLLRTALFYFHPPYAEHFGLSVAEAVSAGAIPIVYRDGGAWFDIVSRISPALGYTEVGEVPSIVKRVEGDPALARDLREKGLSVVRGFDFESFKRRLSKALSSCCLTARDQ; encoded by the coding sequence GTGGTAGTGGTGATCGTACACCCCCTCCTCGAGGTAGGGGGTGGTGCCGAGAAGCTGGCCATCGAGATGCACCGTGCGTTAACCGAGCTGGGCTTTGAGAGCAAGATCGTGACCTACTACCTGGACGGGGACAGGCTGGCCGAGATCATCAGGCTGCTCTCGCCTGGTTTCAAGCCTTTGATCGAGGCGAGGCCTCTCCCTCCGACAGCCAGTATAGTGGACTCTCTCGCGAGGGCTCTGACAGGCAACCGGCTTACGAGTCTGAGAAGGGCTCTTCTCACAGGTGTCCTAGTGAAGCACATCAGGGAGGAAGTGGGCGGGGGCATTATCGTGGACACCTCCTCGCATGTCCCCACACCTGTTGACGTAGCCTACATACACTTCCCTCTCATAACTCCGAGCGGTAGAAAGGGGTTCGTGTGGAGGGGCTACGAGACTCTTCTTAGAAAGCTGGCAGACTCCCTCACGGGCGAGCCGAGACTCGTCTTAGTCAACAGTAGCTGGACACGAGCAGTCTTCCACAGTGTTTACGGGGACCATTTCAGTGTCGAGGTGGTCTACCCGCCAGTCGACGTAGAGTACTTCAAGAGCCTGGAAGAGAAGAGAGAGAAAGTCGTTGTAACCGTCTCCAGGTTCAGCCCCGAGAAAAACCTTGGCAAGGTTGTAGAGACGGCTAGCACGCTACCGGACTACGATTTCTACATAGTGGGCTCTGCCACGAAAAAAGGCCTGAAATACGCCGGCTACCTGAAAAGGCTGGCTGAAGACCGCGGGGTAAGGAACGTGCACGTGGTGCCTAATTTACCCCGGAGTAGACTAAGAGACCTTCTACGGACCGCCTTGTTCTACTTCCACCCCCCTTACGCGGAGCACTTTGGTTTATCGGTGGCCGAGGCCGTCTCGGCCGGGGCCATACCAATAGTGTACAGGGACGGCGGTGCCTGGTTCGACATCGTGTCTAGGATCAGCCCTGCTCTGGGCTACACCGAGGTCGGCGAGGTGCCGTCTATTGTGAAAAGAGTCGAGGGAGACCCAGCTCTAGCTAGAGACTTGAGAGAGAAAGGTCTCAGCGTAGTGCGGGGCTTCGACTTCGAGTCGTTCAAGAGAAGGCTCTCAAAGGCCTTATCTTCTTGCTGCCTAACAGCCAGGGACCAGTGA
- a CDS encoding NAD-dependent epimerase/dehydratase family protein → MGRLILVTGGAGFIGSHLVDRLVLEGFRVRVVDNLSSGRLENLERHKGGSSVEIVVGDLKDPGVALKAVEGVETVFHFAANPEVRVSTTNPEVHFSENVVATFNLLEAMRRRGVRDLVFASSSSVYGEPDHIPVGEEEPVRPVSVYGASKAACENLMHAYSRLYGIRAVSLRYANIVGPRLRHGVIWDLINKLLANPRELEVLGDGTQTRSYLHVSEAVEATLLAWRRAGEGFAVYNVGNDDWITVNDVVRIVLSEMGLEGVKLVYKPVAHGVGWPGDVKRIALRIDKLKKLGFSPSMSSNASVSATVRSLLEEIDRAAPHG, encoded by the coding sequence TTGGGTAGGCTTATCCTAGTCACAGGGGGAGCAGGGTTTATCGGTAGCCACCTCGTGGACAGACTAGTGCTCGAGGGTTTCAGAGTTAGAGTAGTCGACAACCTCAGTAGCGGTAGGCTGGAGAACCTGGAGAGACACAAGGGGGGTAGTTCCGTTGAAATAGTGGTGGGCGACCTCAAGGACCCGGGTGTAGCCCTAAAGGCCGTAGAGGGCGTCGAGACCGTCTTCCACTTCGCTGCGAACCCCGAGGTGAGGGTCAGCACTACTAACCCCGAGGTACACTTCAGCGAGAACGTGGTGGCGACCTTCAACCTCCTCGAGGCTATGAGGAGGAGGGGCGTGAGAGACCTCGTCTTCGCGTCCTCTAGCTCGGTCTACGGGGAGCCAGACCACATACCAGTGGGCGAGGAGGAGCCCGTGAGGCCCGTCTCGGTGTACGGGGCTAGCAAGGCCGCCTGCGAGAACTTGATGCACGCGTACTCCAGGCTCTACGGTATCAGGGCCGTCTCCCTCAGGTACGCTAATATCGTGGGGCCCAGGCTGAGGCACGGCGTTATATGGGACTTGATAAACAAGCTCCTAGCAAACCCCAGGGAGCTCGAGGTGCTGGGAGACGGGACTCAGACCAGGAGCTACCTCCACGTGTCTGAAGCCGTCGAGGCCACTCTCCTAGCCTGGCGGAGGGCGGGGGAGGGCTTCGCCGTCTACAACGTCGGGAACGACGACTGGATAACCGTCAACGACGTGGTGAGGATCGTACTGAGCGAGATGGGGCTGGAAGGGGTGAAGCTGGTCTACAAGCCCGTGGCCCACGGCGTGGGCTGGCCGGGGGACGTGAAGCGCATAGCCTTGAGAATAGACAAGTTGAAGAAGCTGGGCTTCAGCCCGTCGATGAGCTCTAATGCTAGCGTGTCCGCGACTGTTAGGTCCCTGCTAGAGGAGATAGATAGGGCTGCTCCCCACGGGTAG
- a CDS encoding nucleotidyltransferase family protein — translation MSSRTLRLVRALEGLEKPVGGEVGELAEVAGLNKVLLGFLRSAGVEGEARRREEERYKWFRSVVGEVAGALRGLDYALHKFRKPVEHVSVDVDVLVNTRQLPEAVKRLASRGFRVEVWEKYTVTMTRGRAIVDLYTHPSFAWVVYLDGEELLECCTEEFEWEGLELRGLTREAEVVVTAAHAVYKEHVYLLADYFTVRRWLNKRALELARELGVGDSLKISVCLNKLVDDGLVELPAKIPVSYLAGAYAHKLFRDNVFRSTLFNALEYLLTERAGRSVKWRLTRVSY, via the coding sequence TTGAGCTCTAGGACCCTGAGGCTGGTCAGGGCGCTGGAGGGCCTGGAGAAACCGGTAGGAGGCGAAGTGGGGGAGCTAGCCGAGGTAGCGGGCTTGAACAAGGTGCTACTGGGCTTCCTCAGGTCTGCGGGCGTGGAGGGCGAGGCGAGGCGCCGCGAGGAGGAGAGGTACAAGTGGTTCCGCAGCGTCGTGGGGGAGGTGGCCGGCGCGCTGAGGGGGCTGGACTACGCGCTACACAAGTTCAGGAAGCCCGTGGAGCACGTCTCGGTCGACGTAGACGTCCTGGTCAACACGAGGCAGCTACCCGAGGCGGTCAAGAGGCTGGCGTCGAGGGGCTTCAGGGTCGAGGTCTGGGAGAAGTACACGGTAACGATGACGAGGGGGCGGGCTATAGTAGACCTCTACACACACCCATCCTTCGCGTGGGTTGTGTACCTAGACGGGGAAGAGCTCCTCGAGTGCTGCACCGAGGAGTTCGAGTGGGAGGGCCTAGAGCTAAGGGGGCTAACAAGGGAAGCAGAGGTAGTCGTCACAGCAGCCCACGCCGTGTACAAAGAGCACGTCTACCTCCTAGCAGACTACTTCACGGTGAGGAGGTGGCTCAACAAGAGGGCTCTCGAGCTCGCAAGAGAGCTCGGGGTAGGGGACTCTCTAAAAATATCCGTGTGCTTGAACAAGCTGGTAGACGATGGGCTCGTAGAGCTCCCAGCGAAGATACCGGTCTCCTACCTGGCGGGAGCCTACGCGCACAAGCTGTTCAGAGACAACGTGTTCAGGTCGACTCTATTCAACGCGCTAGAGTACTTGCTGACGGAGAGAGCCGGTAGATCGGTCAAGTGGAGGTTGACGAGGGTCTCCTACTAG
- a CDS encoding thymidylate kinase-like protein, translating to MGRAVVLSGCDGSGKTTIVRLLSSYLASSYRASTHWLRGSHLHVSLLYRLLSKTRAFSGADNPYYKLSVPPGLRGLFALLEFTGFLPQLFARRLRLAFSDVVVCDRGVLDFLVWVSATLKYKSFLGTMLGKFLLALALKERPVVLTARLDVLRRRADVPSSFLKTEYAYYSVLARYLASATVNTSSSRPARTAAEVLSRLEL from the coding sequence ATGGGTAGAGCAGTTGTCTTGTCGGGCTGCGACGGTAGCGGTAAGACGACTATTGTGAGGCTCTTGTCCTCATACCTGGCGAGCTCGTACAGGGCTTCGACTCACTGGTTGAGGGGGAGCCACCTCCACGTCTCGCTACTCTACAGGCTCCTCTCTAAGACGAGGGCTTTCAGCGGAGCCGACAACCCCTACTACAAGCTATCGGTGCCGCCGGGCCTCAGGGGGCTATTCGCGCTACTAGAGTTCACGGGGTTCCTACCCCAGCTGTTCGCGAGGCGGTTGAGGCTCGCCTTCAGCGATGTCGTAGTGTGCGACAGGGGCGTCTTAGACTTCCTAGTCTGGGTCTCCGCCACGCTGAAGTACAAGAGCTTCCTCGGTACAATGCTCGGCAAATTCCTGCTAGCCCTGGCTCTCAAGGAGAGACCCGTAGTCCTGACGGCGAGGCTGGACGTTTTGAGGAGGAGGGCTGACGTCCCCTCCTCGTTCCTTAAAACAGAGTACGCTTACTACAGTGTACTAGCGAGGTACCTCGCCTCGGCCACCGTGAACACCTCTAGTAGTAGGCCCGCCAGGACGGCCGCGGAGGTGTTGTCCAGGCTTGAGCTCTAG